The DNA sequence ACTCATATGGAACTTCTCACCAAGAGGAGCATGCTTTTGGAAATGATCCATGCTATTGCTAAGTTGCCTGCTAGAAATTGTCAGTGTAATTTTTCAGTACTCCTACTTATTTGCTTTACGAGCAAGAAATCGATCCCGGGCCGCTTGTATTATGTTGTCGCGATCAGCAGGAGCCTCGCCAACAATCTCTTGTTTTGGCAAGTTTGAGTTGTCGCTCTGAGTTACTTCCTCGGATTCAGCAGTACCACCACTGTTTCAGATGTCAAAGTTTACACTCAATAACCATTTaattatatagatatatatataaccatttaaatatatatatatatatatatgtgtgtgtgtgtgtgtgtaaggCTCTAGAGAGAACCTTCTTAAAAACGGACCGAATCAACCTTTCAAATAAAACAAGATTCTAAATATTTTTTAGCTTATTTAAGAAATAATTATTCATTAATATTATAATAGTCattacataaattttaaaatcaagaTTTGAATCAAAATTCATAAGATTCAAAAACAGTTTCTTATAATTTATGAGttatgaaaataaataaaaaacattTACACcttttttgaaatttaaaattaatttttaaaaaggttctCTCGTTCCCTTTTTAAGGGGGTTCTCTCTTGAGCACtggcctatatatatatatatatatgcaaataTATGAAAAGGACTACATCTAGAAGAACCAGCTTGCCTGAGTTTGGCAATGTTCAGTTTCTCGAGCTTCTTCATGATGAATGATGCCCACTGCATCTCTATTGCACACACATTACGCATAAACGGCCTTGAGGTGGCTATAAGTTCATGGTATACAACATAATTCGGGAGCAGTCCCTCGTCATCCGTCCTCAATACAGATGATGGATGTACCTGAAATCATAACCCACTGCATGAGTTTCAAAGCTCATGTCCATCCCAGCAAGCAGGAATGGCTTCACCAATCACCTTCTGTTTTCAGTACTCATTTAAGTCCAAGTAAATAAAGGAACAGATGGAAATGGCTTTAAACTCTTATAacaattatattatataaaaAGTATATCTATATGTCCATATCCTTCCATTTAATATAACCTGTGTGTATTAATAAAAAATTCCTTCTACCTGAACCAGTTGTGACTTAAAGCCAATGGTTCGATAACCATTGTGCCGAAGCATTCGCTCAGCAAGCTGACCCGCATAACCAACACACAGAGCCTTTCTTAGATCTCTATAATCCTTTTGACCATCTTTCCATCTCTTACTTGTTTGTACATCCAAGGGCCCTGTTAAAACCAGGCAAAAAAAATATACACTACTTTTATTATGAAATTATTGAAGCCGCATGTCAGAAATCAACTTGTAAATTAATATTGGATCCTGAAATTaaaacttattttttttaaaaccagACTTAGAATCTTTAACACAAATTTAAGTATGTTTCTGCGAGTTTATTCTTAAAGAAATATTATGTCTTCATATATCATAACATGAAACCAAGTTCACCACTAACCTTTCGAAATCTTCTGCATTATTTGACAGAGCTGTTTTCGAACATCTTTGACAAACTTCATCCCCCGCACCTACCATCAGCAAGTTACAGCATATAACTTTTAATGTAATATTATAGTAAGAGGTTAAGTGCATTTTCAGTTTCTTATAAAGTGATGTAAAATCCCCGAGTCTACACCCATCAATGTAAAAAAGAAGAGGGGAATTTAGGAAAAGATTCATTCCTTGTGCTTCAAGTATAACTGTAGGTTACATATGATTAGAGTATTATACCTGCAAATCATTGTCTTTGCACCATTCTATTGAATAATCAGTCCGATCCCACTGCTCAAAGATTTCTAATAACTGGATGTGATCGCCCCATCCAGAACCATCAGGAAGGTCTGGAAGTggttgctttctcttcttttcattgcTTTTGCTGCAAaacaatgaatattaaataatttacttTGCAAACCACATTCACATATGACTTAAACCAAGTCGTATCATTATTAGCAGAAAGAAGAACTTCTAAGGAACATGAAAAGGAATTTCAGCATCcacaaaaggaaaaacaataaaGGATATACAATTCTACCTTCGTCCAGGAAGCAATGTTGTTTCTGCAGACAACATGGCAGCAACAGTTAAAGCCTGAGATAAGCAACCATATTTATTTGCCTCAATTAAGGTCCGTGAGAGTGAAGGTTCCAATGGGAGTTCTGTAAAGTAAAAGAGTAATCAGCGACTCGGCAAGTTCTATTTCTCAGGACTATTTAAGAGCATCTTCAACACACTCTCTATTCAAGCTCTTAACTCAAAAATTGAGGAGGGATAATCAAAATGTTGCTCCAATAGACTCTTTAAATCCACTCTTAACTTTAAGAGTCTAATCTCTCTCCTCAATTTTAAGAGCCAAAGTTCACTCTtaactattattttattatatatttttaacaaCACTATCTTTCTCTTTCCACTTACTTTTGTATTTTTGTGAATTCAagatatttttaataataaaaaatagatTAAGGAGTCAATTTAAAGAGTATTGTTGGAGATGAGAACATATTAAATCACTAAAAGTcaataatttatattattaataaaaagtgTGTTAAGAGTGTGTTGGAGATGCTCAAAGTAAATATTAATGCAATCTTCATAGTAACACAACATGTTCCCGCACTAGTGCCACGAGAATTAAATTTACATATCTTCCAGTTCATTGGTTTAAACATATTTCATCGCAATCTAGTTCTAGCTCAATAATAGTGTCCGAGGAAAACGTACCGGCCATTGTTTGACCTATTTTAGTAATGGATCCATTATCATCGATTGCATCAATGAGGTACAATTGCTTGAGAGCATCTTCTAAAGATTCAGCTGCAGCAAAGCGTTAACAAATTTTGGTACCTTATATACAGAGACAAGCATCAAAGTATAAAGAATAAACAGTGACCACAAGGAATAAAGATGTGCTTACATGAAGGGGGGTCAAGAAAATCAAATTTGAGAATTTCAATATCAGGAAGATCCAATGACTTCAAATAAAGAACGCTGCCAGCTAGAGAAGACCTCTGTATTTCAGGAATTGTTGCCTCTAAAAATTCCTCGTTATAGATTATAGATGGATATAAACGATAGCACTTCCCAGGACGTGTTCGACCAGCTCGCCCTGCACGCTGATCAGCTTGCACCCTACAATCCAGAAAACAATATACTTAAAATGTTTTTACCTAGAGACTAAAACGCGAAATTGATTAGTTGACTGCAGAGACGAAAAAAACTTCCTAAAACAAATGACAGAACAAATATTAACTTAATACTCCTACTCAAGTGTAGccatttcaaaatttattatattacCTGCTAATTTGTACAACATCAAGGGAGTACATGCCGGTCGTTGGAATGTAATGGCGTTGCTTGACATAACCAGAATCAACAACGTACCTATCAATTCAGAGATTTAAAAAATGCAATATTCAGCAAATAAAACATGCAATTCTTAAGTAAAAGAAGGAAGAAACAACAAAAACATGTGGGCAAAAGTATATCAGATTTAAAATTTGGGgaaaaaagaaaatagaaaatcTCAATTGTTTTGTATAGGTTTTGCAGAAAGTCTATGATTTTGCAGAATAAAATAGCCTATACTTAGGGAAACATATAATAGTGTGTACATTAAGGCATCTATCCACGACCACAATGGTTTACATGGTTGTGACAGTTTTCCTTAAAGCAGCATCTTAGTATTATGCTTTTACTTTCATTGATCTGTAGGACGTGGCTGATATGTTAGCAAATAGCTTGTACAGTTTTATAGTCCTTGTTATAAGCTAAATATGATTTTCACGGTTCTTCACAAAATCATAGACCAGAAATATGACATACATATCTGTATGTGTGGGGGGGGGGAATGAAGAAGAGGATTAAGAAGAAGAGTCACAATGTATCATAGCGGAAGTGGCCCACCCGCAATGAAACATAGCATATGTTTCATGGCGGCAATGGCCCACCAGGTTTTAAAGCCCCAACTATGTTTCACTGCAGCAATGGCCCACCAGATTTTTAAGCCCCAACTTCCCTTCAATGTGGGTTGGCTGTGGAATTATTTTGGAGCCAATCGTGGCTCCTGAATTGATATATATCAAATATATCTACATAGTTTCTAAGATTGTGGAGTTCTCAAGTAGTGGCAAGGTTGCTTTTAGTGCTAGAAGAGATCTAGAGTTTGATTCTCATCTATCCATCCCCCGATACTTACAAAAATATTAACTACCTAAATTTTGTCTAATATTTAATGGCTTCAAATTTGATGTAGAGATATAACAGCATACTTACACGACACCATCAACTGTCAAAGAAGTTTCAGCTATGTTCGTAGCAACAATGAATCTCCTGCAATTTGGAGGTGGAGGACTGAATACACGTATCTGCAGGGTGGAAAAGAACATTAGGAAATCAAGAAGAAAACCCAGATAGGGCTAGCCAGTAGAGAAAGTTCTCTGACTTCTTTTATTGTTAATCTAGAAAAACACATACAAATAGAATTTCAACCTATATATTAATTGAAATTTTAGAATTTAGGAACCTAGTAGCCTACTATAATTATGCTAATGCATATAATCCAAAAGGCGAAAAATATGGATCCTTTTAACCACTACAGACGTGTGGAAGGTAGCTAGACCATTCTATAAAAATATGATTGCACAAATACCAGTAGTACTAAACTACTAAACTGGAAGTACTAAATTGTCCATTGACTGCATATAGCATAAATAAAACCTTCAATATTGGAATCCAACATCTTCAGATGGATAATGGGTTGAATATTGGGGCAATGGTCTTCCGCattatatttttgaaattattCTATTACTTGTGCAACACTACTGTAATTAAAAGACACAACATGCCAACCCCCAAGATTTGGGACCCTAGCAGTACAATCATCAAATTATCATGATTAATATTTGTGACTGCAAGAAGCAGCACACAGGTGAACCCATTTTTTACCATACACACAATCATTCATGATGGTTAATTGCTCAAGGACATATATCTAAGAAAGTGAAAATTGATTAATAAAACCACCAATCATCACATTTGACACTCAGCATCTATGTAATCGGTACTCTTAATTTCACCTCCATTGCTACTATTGGATACTTAGACATGGGTTTCATATGGACACTCGACACGTTATTCGACAAAAGACAtgtaaaattttcaaaatattgtCAATTCCGGCACTTTACACGTATCCATGTTGGAACTTCCAGCCGGGTCCAGGAAATACGGCTAGAAGGGAGCCAAAACAACGGACTAACAATGATATAAACAGTTCCTGGATTTCTGAGGTTAATCGATCTTAGCTAATTGCAATGTCTGAAGTAATGCAGTAAATGTGATAATTGACACATCATGCCAATATTTTAATAAAACATATGAATTACCTGAAGCTCAGGTGGCAAGGATCCGTGAAGAGGTAACACTATAGCATCCATGCATGATCCTTCCTCAAGGCTCCGGATTTTCTCCTCCAGCTTTGACACCAACTTCTCTATATCATCCTATTAGATGTCAAGCAAAACAATGATGTATTAGAGAATGTTGCAGTATTCTTTGAACACCCTGATACACGCAATTGTTTTCATGGAAGAACAAAGATCATAAAGTGTTTACCTGTCCTGTCATGAATATCAAGATATCGCCTTCCGGCTCCCGAACGTGTATATCTGGTAGGGATTCATTTATACAAGCGCATAAATAATGACTGGAAAATGAAAATTATATAGCTAACTGGAAAAAATAGTTATCAACGCATACCAATGGCGACTTTTAGGCAAGACTCGAGATAACTTTTGGGACGCTCTGAGCTGTATAAAATTTCTACAGGAAATAATTTCCCTGGAACATTGAGGATGGGGCAATTACAGAAGAACTTTGACACTTTTTCACCATCAAGGGTAGCTGAGGTAATCAACACCTTCAAGTTGGAAGCTCGCAATTTGATCAATCTTTTCATAAGCCCTAGCAATATATCCCTGAAGAGATGTATCATAGTAGATTAGTTTCACAATATATAGATTAGAGTGCAAAAAACTAAAACGTGGTAGAGAAAAAGTCTCCTACGTGTTTAGACTTCTCTCATGAGCTTCATCCAGGATGATAACTGAATATTGATTCAGTTCAGGGTTTGAAAGACTTTCTCGCAAAAGAACTCCATCAGTAAGGTATCTACGCATGACACATCAATATTTCCAAATTAGTGCATTTGTAAAAAACAAATAAcacttaaaatcaaattttcAATTCACAATTTTACAGTATAAAATCATTTACTTTATACGAGTTTTCTCTGAAGTCCGATCCTCGAAACGTATTGAGTAACCAACTTCCTCCCCTAACCTAACACCAAGCTCCTCCGAAACCCGTCTGCAGTCGGTCAAAACAAACGGAAACCGGCCCACTACAGTTAATAATTCCAAAACTGTAAACACAAACAGAATAATCATAATATTCATTCACCAACTTCCTCGTTCCGTGCAACATACATAAAGTACggattataaaaattataaaaaataaaaataaaaacctaTTCCGAGGAAAATGCGAATAATGAAGTCTCAAATGCACAAGTAACAGCGGAAACTAACCTGTCGGTTTCTAACTTGATAGCTTACATATCATACAATGAGCAGTGTCATATAACTAGTCTATTAGTTACTTAATTGTTTCGAAATAGATAGGAGGCTAATTACAATACTACTACTTAATCGAATTACATTACAATCTTCATAAAACCTAAACAGATTAAGCTGATAATTTGATTGATTTACATAAATGTAGAATAGGATGAGAATGGAGTATAAAAGGACCTGGAGACAGTGACGGCGGCAACACGGCGGGGCTGAGTGACGGCGATGAGACCGGAATTAGTGTAACCGGAACGGTGAAGAATCTGAGAAAGTTGAGTGGATTTGCCGGAACCAGTTTCTCCGATGATGACAACAACTGGGTTTTGTTCGACCGTTTGTTTAATTTTGTCTTCAAATTGTAGTATGGGTAGTTTAGCCATTAGACTTCAAGCAGGCCCCCGTAATACAATTGAGATTGGAGAGGGGGCTAGGAAGGCACTGCGGGTTTGTATCAACGATCTATTTTTAATTAATCCTTTATATCTTAAACAGTTaaactttttttctttttttttttactAAAATGCGGAGTTTTATCGAATAGAATCACTCAAAATACATTGTTTCACCATGACCGGGATATAACTCCTATCAAAAATACGATCAGAATATATATGTGACAACCGAACAAGCTCGTGTGCCGACCTATTCGCAGACCGTTTAATAAAATACTAACTCTAAATTGTTCGAATCTTCAATCATCCTTCTGCAATCCTCAATAATTCTACCAAATCGAGATCGCATATGGATTGAGTTTCTAATGCTCTGTATCTCCACTAAGTAATCAGATTCCACTATGTTCCTCTCCCACCCCATTTCCTTCAGCCAGCTCGATGCTTCCTTAATTGCAACTGCTTCTGCCAAACTCGGTTGCATAACCTCATTGAACAGCTTCGATTTTGCACTAATGAGCCCTCCTATATGATCTCTGGAAATAATTCTTATACATTTGGCATTAATCTCCTCGAACACTGTTACATCTGTTGCATCTACTGTGATCTTCACTTGGTGTTACTGCGATTTAACCCGGATTTCTGCCCCATCTCCAATGATCGAAGGTTGAAGAGGGACCTTATAGAACCTATGCTGGGCCATCTTCCATTGAGAGAGATACTCTATAAAAGTTGCCACTAATCGTTCAGGGGTAGATAATTTCTTATTCCAAACCACATCATTTTTATGTCTCCTAATTGTCCAGCAAATCATAGCCATTTGAACCCTTTTCTCTGCTGATTCTGTTAATAATCTATGCTCAGACCATCGTGAGAAGTCCCAGTTCACGTC is a window from the Apium graveolens cultivar Ventura chromosome 1, ASM990537v1, whole genome shotgun sequence genome containing:
- the LOC141671719 gene encoding putative pre-mRNA-splicing factor ATP-dependent RNA helicase DEAH4 — translated: MAKLPILQFEDKIKQTVEQNPVVVIIGETGSGKSTQLSQILHRSGYTNSGLIAVTQPRRVAAVTVSRRVSEELGVRLGEEVGYSIRFEDRTSEKTRIKYLTDGVLLRESLSNPELNQYSVIILDEAHERSLNTDILLGLMKRLIKLRASNLKVLITSATLDGEKVSKFFCNCPILNVPGKLFPVEILYSSERPKSYLESCLKVAIDIHVREPEGDILIFMTGQDDIEKLVSKLEEKIRSLEEGSCMDAIVLPLHGSLPPELQIRVFSPPPPNCRRFIVATNIAETSLTVDGVVYVVDSGYVKQRHYIPTTGMYSLDVVQISRVQADQRAGRAGRTRPGKCYRLYPSIIYNEEFLEATIPEIQRSSLAGSVLYLKSLDLPDIEILKFDFLDPPSSESLEDALKQLYLIDAIDDNGSITKIGQTMAELPLEPSLSRTLIEANKYGCLSQALTVAAMLSAETTLLPGRSKSNEKKRKQPLPDLPDGSGWGDHIQLLEIFEQWDRTDYSIEWCKDNDLQVRGMKFVKDVRKQLCQIMQKISKGPLDVQTSKRWKDGQKDYRDLRKALCVGYAGQLAERMLRHNGYRTIGFKSQLVQVHPSSVLRTDDEGLLPNYVVYHELIATSRPFMRNVCAIEMQWASFIMKKLEKLNIAKLSGGTAESEEVTQSDNSNLPKQEIVGEAPADRDNIIQAARDRFLARKANK